A single window of Coturnix japonica isolate 7356 chromosome 17, Coturnix japonica 2.1, whole genome shotgun sequence DNA harbors:
- the CCDC180 gene encoding coiled-coil domain-containing protein 180 isoform X4, whose amino-acid sequence MAATGMNGSCGSSRPAGVTRVVPNGKIYRQLFEDEARCARSLGAARSGRLSLHEEPGSAAGVERWPCNGKVGTAGATLLRGREATASQASWRSKDVTAAEEVRALPDLVEVPEERRRNILELVLERRRGHHDAALTSMHRELSCVAREIEPFVLEPGKLLLSKLMESDRKTWVLLVKIELDATLEGFSIEDLEQMWTTIQQESMTRREWIWEWDETLKEVERSRTDKITDVLRKYAAKLEDISFFLSADVHKLINDEAMMINKVLLANQRAIANVFFNLMKSEMRRELLLQLKWQDKVHVWRLIQKNCIIRSFREFMAKEEIQDPQTVKMEKENMMNGQILLNEQRLELLQRLIGLLPAMNTQAELDEWYNALVDLNRSIDAHNMQCTVKIRAQYESVQQRCLEEVQLCKNKLLNLRVCTQKEAEVEASFLLLLTEKLRCRFEEELEHMVRGFEEVAKRNEQNCRDLYGYCQEANALWDIHRLKLSQQDDELQKKLNECRWKQGKSLQMMETKLDILLYKVRTASSEKKLKSSLESALSSLDGIRAGHEASNKVLVENVMNYPEAILQELISYSESLSQYFNVKEIFKQNLEGKTDFTSPGQGEVLDAENQGEQQTESNVQEDEEKQKAESCQQQEEGTNIPENEETFAQESEEGEEQEDKSSFKGSDEPGDTERRMSFSQDTCTSSKVEMSELPAEIFTTSSGNTYTVIRAEEAEEPDVPETLLTSYDGKGSLPTYLEHALIKETVFVELKKRVRLCFFEHLEKWFAESLSNSWAAVSTKEEELSSELQQRLLSCEMRRENIETNIYHVRAAELLLHEKHLECHCNEVEEALKKERAEFLQFCDQQNDSIQNLDSQLRDMESAFLRAPMTESSTCPDLLHYLDVIRVSLGSYRNYLKESLGKLRDSNVDFLRGCRLFVEGGNFSSEEVQPFTKRLQTESKIIDSFEKSIMADMGKMESRCLAQATEVINQAETRLRCLFMNRDFMEKIQRLLTSLRIQIKSEVANSNSQAAALKSCLEKLRAFAHPTADKEALTPEELLDFIKVVLKELKARSQYLDCLLVNATRPDDDEHFAPPAAEATLQGSIAAAIRGEHKLEMMGLDPDRFPLLSPSRIGKSAIEDLSVSFIKNLLDVQSPRRKSSDSGESLRPAALTTQRKDSHLSVSGKGHRKSVYEQAGQKSKKPADKKKASRVSLRKQSRSSLSDERFQIFGEMPPEANTFKGIIMNILWTGNNNLLSLAEEFYQKENNQSTMPEGLPKTFECCAEILGQNLLSYRSQTDEYYNSCLKEFWDQLKSFEEELPYISQLAADGLLKEHEQKLSYATSNIQHSFDQQLEDWRDVKAAHENELCPSLGHPDNLQQLEALCQRKSKEQKDHVDAIHLHTQRLQDCAAECTQNFVSALAAFTEKLLLELDESITIGDIQAPKTETPKEKKFKLIHQKQAGPSLETHGAAQLVERGSRTWPGIPMTTLMDDSDRVMVRETASVTTAKTTLGHIAAVEARDAVYKKYIRELEQQLTQIKEEITSQLVRVQHWENWWKKSIQKIKQLYT is encoded by the exons ATGGCAGCTACGGGAATGAATGGAAGCTGCGGCAGCTCCCGGCCGGCTGGAGTAACGCGTGTGGTTCCCAACGGCAAAATCTATCGGCAGCTCTTCGAGGATGAG GCTCGCTGTGCACGATCGCTGGGGGCAGCACGGAGTGGGCGGCTCAGTCTGCACGAGGAGCCGGGCAGCGCGGCTGGGGTGGAACGGTGGCCGTGCAATGGGAAGgtgggcactgctggagcaACGCTGCTGCGGGGCAG GGAAGCTACAGCATCTCAGGCATCCTGGAGAAGTAAAGATGTGACTGCAGCTGAGGAAGTCAGAGCCCTACCTGACCTTGTTG AGGTTCCAGAGGAAAGGAGGCGCAATATCTTAGAGCTCGTGTTAGAACGCCGGCGAGGCCACCATGATGCAGCACTGACCTCAATGCACCGTGAGCTCTCTTGTGTTGCCAGG GAAATCGAGCCCTTTGTTTTGGAACctggaaaactgcttttgtcCAAACTGATGGAATCTGATAGGAAAACATGGGTTCTTCTTGTAAAGATAGAGCTCGACGCCACTCTGGAAGGCTTCTCAATTGAA GATTTGGAACAAATGTGGACAACCATCCAGCAGGAATCCATGACCAGAAGGGAGTGGATTTGGGAATGGGATGAAACCTTAAAGGAGGTGGAACGGAGCCGAACTGACAAA ATAACAGACGTGCTGAGAAAGTATGCTGCAAAGCTGGAGgacatttccttcttcttgtcAGCTGACGTTCACAAGCTCATTAATGATGAGGCCATG ATGATTAACAAAGTGCTGCTGGCAAATCAGAGGGCAATAGCCAACGTGTTCTTTAATCTGATGAAATCAGAGATGAGAAGGGAATTATTGCTTCAACTGAAGTGGCAGGATAAAGTCCATGTCTGGAGGCTCATCCAAAAGAACTGCATCATCCGGAGCTTCAG AGAATTTatggcaaaggaagaaatacaggaTCCCCAAacagtgaaaatggaaaaggaaaatatgatgAATGGTCAAATTCTGCTTAATGAACagaggctggagctgctgcagcgTCTTAT CGGTCTGCTGCCTGCAATGAACACACAAGCTGAGCTTGATGAGTGGTACAACGCCTTGGTGGATTTAAACAGAAGTATAG ATGCCCACAATATGCAGTGTACAGTGAAGATTCGTGCCCAGTATGAGAGTGTCCAGCAAAGATGTTTGGAAGAAGTACAGCTGTGCAAG aatAAGCTGTTGAATCTGAGAGTATGCACACAAAAAGAGGCTGAAGTGGAGgcttctttcctgcttcttttgaCTGAGAAACTGCGATGCCGCTTTGAAGAAGAACTGGAGCATATGGTT AGAGGCTTTGAAGAGGTGGCTAAGCGTAATGAACAGAACTGCAGAGACCTGTATGGCTACTGTCAGGAGGCCAATGCTCTCTGGGACATCCATCGGCTCAAACTGTCCCAGCAGGATGatgaactgcagaagaaattaaacGAATGCAGATGGAAACAGGGTAAATCCCTTCAG ATGATGGAAACCAAGCTGGATATCCTTTTGTATAAAGTGAGAACAGCGAGCTctgagaaaaagctgaagtcATCTTTGGAAAGTGCCCTTTCTTCTTTGGATGGCATCAGAGCTGG GCATGAAGCATCCAACAAAGTTCTCGTGGAAAATGTCATGAATTACCCAGAAGCCATTTTGCAGGAACTGATTTCTTACAGTGAATCCCTCAGCcagtattttaatgtaaaagaaaTCTTCAAACAG AACTTGGAAGGAAAGACAGACTTCACATCTCCAGGTCAAG GTGAGGTTTTGGATGCTGAAAATCAGGGGGAACAGCAAACTGAAAGCAATGtgcaggaagatgaagaaaagcagaaggctgAGAGCTGTCAACAACAGGAGGAAGGAACAAATATTCCTGAGAACGAGGAGACCTTTGCACAGGAAAGTGAAGAAGGGGAGGAACAAGAAGACAAGAGTAGTTTTAAAGGGAGCGATGAACCAGGAGACACAGAACGGAGGATGAGCTTTTCACAA GATACGTGCACCAGCAGCAAGGTGGAAATGTCTGAACTCCCTGCTGAGATCTTTACCACTTCCAGTGGAAACACCTACACTGTAATTAGAGCTGAAGAGGCAGAGGAGCCTGATGTCCCAGAGACACTTCTTACAAGCTATGATGGAAAAGGATCACTTCCTACATACTTGGAACATGCACTTATCAAAGAAACGGTGTTTGTGGAGCTGAAGAAAAG GGTTCGCCTCTGCTTTTTTGAGCACTTGGAGAAGTGGTTTGCAGAGTCCTTATCCAACTCATGGGCCGCTGTAAGCACCAAGGAAGAGGAGCTGAGTTCCGAACTTCAGCAGCGTCTTCTCTCGTGTGAAATGAGGAGAGAGAATATAGAGACAAACATCTACCATGTTAGAGCTG CTGAACTCTTACTTCATGAAAAGCACCTGGAGTGCCACTGCAATGAAGTGGAAGAAGCTCTGAAGAAGGAGAGGGCTGAATTCCTCCAATTTTGTGATCAGCAAAACGACAGCATCCAAAACTTGGACTCTCAGCTCCGTGACATGGAATCAGCATTTCTCAGGGCTCCCATGACTGAGAG cagcacatgcCCAGATCTCCTTCATTACTTGGATGTCATCCGAGTTTCCCTGGGGAGCTATCGGAACTATCTGAAGGAATCTTTGGGAAAATTAAGAGATTCAAATGTGGATTTTCTCAGAGGCTGCAG GTTATTTGTGGAGGGAGgcaatttttcttctgaggagGTGCAGCCTTTCACTAAGCGTcttcagacagaaagcaaaattattgACTCTTTTGAGAAGTCAATTATGGCTGATATGGGGAAAATGGAATCGAGATGCTTGGCGCAG GCTACTGAAGTTATCAACCAGGCTGAAACAAGGCTCCGTTGTCTCTTTATGAATCGAGACTTTATGGAGAAGATCCAACGGCTTCTGACAAGTCTACGGATACAAATCAAATCTGAG GTAGCAAATTCCAATTCGCAGGCAGCAGCATTAAAATCCTGCCTGGAGAAGCTCCGTGCTTTTGCTCACCCTACAGCAGATAAAGAA GCTTTGACTCCTGAAGAGTTGTTGGACTTTATCAAAGTAGTGCTGAAAGAACTGAAGGCAAGGAGCCAGTACCTTGACTGCCTGCTAGTGAATGCAACAAGACCAGATGATGAC GAGCACtttgctcctcctgcagctgaggcTACGTTACAAGGTTCCATTGCTGCTGCCATTCGAGGGGAGCACAAACTGGAGATGATGGGGCTGGATCCTGACAGATTTCCTTTGTTAAGTCCAAGCAGAATTGGGAAATCTGCAATTGAAGATCTATCAGTAAGCTTTATTAAAAACTTACTCGA TGTTCAGTCACCCAGGAGAAAATCTTCAGACAGCGGTGAATCACTGAGACCAG cagctctTACCACGCAGAGGAAGGATTCTCACTTAAGTGTATCTGGTAAAGGTCATCGGAAATCTGTTTATGAGCAAGCAggtcagaaaagcaaaaagccagCTGATAAAAAAAAGGCATCAAGAGTAAG CTTACGGAAACAAAGCAGATCCAGTCTCAGTGATGAGAGATTCCAGATATTTGGGGAGATGCCTCCTGAAGCAAA TACTTTTAAAGGGATTATTATGAATATTCTCTGGACGGGTAATAACAACTTGCTCTCTCTTGCTGAG GAGTTCTACCAGAAAGAGAATAATCAAAGCACAATGCCTGAAGGTCTTCCAAAGACATTTGAATGTTGTGCAGAAATACTCGGACAGAATCTGCTGTCGTATCGAAGTCAGACAGATGAGTACTACAATTCCTGCCTTAAAG AATTTTGGGATCAGCTGAAGTCATTTGAAGAAGAACTCCCTTATATCTCCCAGTTGGCAGCTGATGGTCTTTTAAAGGAACATGAACAGAAGCTCAGCTACGCCACCAGTAACATTCAGCACTCCTTCGATCAGCAGCTGGAGGATTGGAGGGATGTGAAG GCTGCCCATGAGAATGAGTTATGTCCCTCTCTGGGACATCCAGACAActtgcagcagctggaggcttTGTGCCAACGGAAATCAAAAGAGCAAAAGGACCATGTTGATGCTATTCACCTCCACACACAGAGGCTTCAG gactgtgctgctgagtgcacCCAGAACTTCGTTTCAGCTCTGGCTGCCTtcacagaaaagctgctgctggagttAGATGAAAGCATTACTATTGGTGACATACAAGCACCGA AAACTGAAACACCGAAGGAGAAGAAATTCAAGTTAATCCATCAAAAACAAGCTGGTCCTTCTCTAGAGACCCATGGAGCTGCACAGTTGGTTGAACGTGGGAGCAG gACCTGGCCAGGAATACCCATGACCACTCTTATGGATGATTCAGACCGTGTTATGGTCAGAGAAACTGCATCAGTTACAACAGCAAAGACTACACTGGGCCACATAGCAGCAGTAGAAGCAAGAGATGCTGTATATAAG aaatacataCGTGAACTTGAGCAGCAGTTAACCCAGATCAAGGAAGAAATTACCTCTCAGCTGGTAAGAGTTCAGCATTGGGAAAATTGGTGGAAGAAATCCATCCAGAAAATTAAGCAACTCTATACATGA
- the CCDC180 gene encoding coiled-coil domain-containing protein 180 isoform X6, translating into MRLAVHDRWGQHGVGGSVCTRSRAARLGWNGGRAMGREATASQASWRSKDVTAAEEVRALPDLVEVPEERRRNILELVLERRRGHHDAALTSMHRELSCVAREIEPFVLEPGKLLLSKLMESDRKTWVLLVKIELDATLEGFSIEIESKSFWQDLEQMWTTIQQESMTRREWIWEWDETLKEVERSRTDKITDVLRKYAAKLEDISFFLSADVHKLINDEAMMINKVLLANQRAIANVFFNLMKSEMRRELLLQLKWQDKVHVWRLIQKNCIIRSFREFMAKEEIQDPQTVKMEKENMMNGQILLNEQRLELLQRLIGLLPAMNTQAELDEWYNALVDLNRSIDAHNMQCTVKIRAQYESVQQRCLEEVQLCKNKLLNLRVCTQKEAEVEASFLLLLTEKLRCRFEEELEHMVRGFEEVAKRNEQNCRDLYGYCQEANALWDIHRLKLSQQDDELQKKLNECRWKQGKSLQMMETKLDILLYKVRTASSEKKLKSSLESALSSLDGIRAGHEASNKVLVENVMNYPEAILQELISYSESLSQYFNVKEIFKQNLEGKTDFTSPGQGEVLDAENQGEQQTESNVQEDEEKQKAESCQQQEEGTNIPENEETFAQESEEGEEQEDKSSFKGSDEPGDTERRMSFSQDTCTSSKVEMSELPAEIFTTSSGNTYTVIRAEEAEEPDVPETLLTSYDGKGSLPTYLEHALIKETVFVELKKRVRLCFFEHLEKWFAESLSNSWAAVSTKEEELSSELQQRLLSCEMRRENIETNIYHVRAAELLLHEKHLECHCNEVEEALKKERAEFLQFCDQQNDSIQNLDSQLRDMESAFLRAPMTESSTCPDLLHYLDVIRVSLGSYRNYLKESLGKLRDSNVDFLRGCRLFVEGGNFSSEEVQPFTKRLQTESKIIDSFEKSIMADMGKMESRCLAQATEVINQAETRLRCLFMNRDFMEKIQRLLTSLRIQIKSEVANSNSQAAALKSCLEKLRAFAHPTADKEALTPEELLDFIKVVLKELKARSQYLDCLLVNATRPDDDEHFAPPAAEATLQGSIAAAIRGEHKLEMMGLDPDRFPLLSPSRIGKSAIEDLSVSFIKNLLDVQSPRRKSSDSGESLRPAALTTQRKDSHLSVSGKGHRKSVYEQAGQKSKKPADKKKASRVSLRKQSRSSLSDERFQIFGEMPPEANTFKGIIMNILWTGNNNLLSLAEEFYQKENNQSTMPEGLPKTFECCAEILGQNLLSYRSQTDEYYNSCLKEFWDQLKSFEEELPYISQLAADGLLKEHEQKLSYATSNIQHSFDQQLEDWRDVKAAHENELCPSLGHPDNLQQLEALCQRKSKEQKDHVDAIHLHTQRLQDCAAECTQNFVSALAAFTEKLLLELDESITIGDIQAPKTETPKEKKFKLIHQKQAGPSLETHGAAQLVERGSRTWPGIPMTTLMDDSDRVMVRETASVTTAKTTLGHIAAVEARDAVYKKYIRELEQQLTQIKEEITSQLVRVQHWENWWKKSIQKIKQLYT; encoded by the exons ATGAG GCTCGCTGTGCACGATCGCTGGGGGCAGCACGGAGTGGGCGGCTCAGTCTGCACGAGGAGCCGGGCAGCGCGGCTGGGGTGGAACGGTGGCCGTGCAATGGGAAG GGAAGCTACAGCATCTCAGGCATCCTGGAGAAGTAAAGATGTGACTGCAGCTGAGGAAGTCAGAGCCCTACCTGACCTTGTTG AGGTTCCAGAGGAAAGGAGGCGCAATATCTTAGAGCTCGTGTTAGAACGCCGGCGAGGCCACCATGATGCAGCACTGACCTCAATGCACCGTGAGCTCTCTTGTGTTGCCAGG GAAATCGAGCCCTTTGTTTTGGAACctggaaaactgcttttgtcCAAACTGATGGAATCTGATAGGAAAACATGGGTTCTTCTTGTAAAGATAGAGCTCGACGCCACTCTGGAAGGCTTCTCAATTGAA attGAGAGTAAATCCTTCTGGCAGGATTTGGAACAAATGTGGACAACCATCCAGCAGGAATCCATGACCAGAAGGGAGTGGATTTGGGAATGGGATGAAACCTTAAAGGAGGTGGAACGGAGCCGAACTGACAAA ATAACAGACGTGCTGAGAAAGTATGCTGCAAAGCTGGAGgacatttccttcttcttgtcAGCTGACGTTCACAAGCTCATTAATGATGAGGCCATG ATGATTAACAAAGTGCTGCTGGCAAATCAGAGGGCAATAGCCAACGTGTTCTTTAATCTGATGAAATCAGAGATGAGAAGGGAATTATTGCTTCAACTGAAGTGGCAGGATAAAGTCCATGTCTGGAGGCTCATCCAAAAGAACTGCATCATCCGGAGCTTCAG AGAATTTatggcaaaggaagaaatacaggaTCCCCAAacagtgaaaatggaaaaggaaaatatgatgAATGGTCAAATTCTGCTTAATGAACagaggctggagctgctgcagcgTCTTAT CGGTCTGCTGCCTGCAATGAACACACAAGCTGAGCTTGATGAGTGGTACAACGCCTTGGTGGATTTAAACAGAAGTATAG ATGCCCACAATATGCAGTGTACAGTGAAGATTCGTGCCCAGTATGAGAGTGTCCAGCAAAGATGTTTGGAAGAAGTACAGCTGTGCAAG aatAAGCTGTTGAATCTGAGAGTATGCACACAAAAAGAGGCTGAAGTGGAGgcttctttcctgcttcttttgaCTGAGAAACTGCGATGCCGCTTTGAAGAAGAACTGGAGCATATGGTT AGAGGCTTTGAAGAGGTGGCTAAGCGTAATGAACAGAACTGCAGAGACCTGTATGGCTACTGTCAGGAGGCCAATGCTCTCTGGGACATCCATCGGCTCAAACTGTCCCAGCAGGATGatgaactgcagaagaaattaaacGAATGCAGATGGAAACAGGGTAAATCCCTTCAG ATGATGGAAACCAAGCTGGATATCCTTTTGTATAAAGTGAGAACAGCGAGCTctgagaaaaagctgaagtcATCTTTGGAAAGTGCCCTTTCTTCTTTGGATGGCATCAGAGCTGG GCATGAAGCATCCAACAAAGTTCTCGTGGAAAATGTCATGAATTACCCAGAAGCCATTTTGCAGGAACTGATTTCTTACAGTGAATCCCTCAGCcagtattttaatgtaaaagaaaTCTTCAAACAG AACTTGGAAGGAAAGACAGACTTCACATCTCCAGGTCAAG GTGAGGTTTTGGATGCTGAAAATCAGGGGGAACAGCAAACTGAAAGCAATGtgcaggaagatgaagaaaagcagaaggctgAGAGCTGTCAACAACAGGAGGAAGGAACAAATATTCCTGAGAACGAGGAGACCTTTGCACAGGAAAGTGAAGAAGGGGAGGAACAAGAAGACAAGAGTAGTTTTAAAGGGAGCGATGAACCAGGAGACACAGAACGGAGGATGAGCTTTTCACAA GATACGTGCACCAGCAGCAAGGTGGAAATGTCTGAACTCCCTGCTGAGATCTTTACCACTTCCAGTGGAAACACCTACACTGTAATTAGAGCTGAAGAGGCAGAGGAGCCTGATGTCCCAGAGACACTTCTTACAAGCTATGATGGAAAAGGATCACTTCCTACATACTTGGAACATGCACTTATCAAAGAAACGGTGTTTGTGGAGCTGAAGAAAAG GGTTCGCCTCTGCTTTTTTGAGCACTTGGAGAAGTGGTTTGCAGAGTCCTTATCCAACTCATGGGCCGCTGTAAGCACCAAGGAAGAGGAGCTGAGTTCCGAACTTCAGCAGCGTCTTCTCTCGTGTGAAATGAGGAGAGAGAATATAGAGACAAACATCTACCATGTTAGAGCTG CTGAACTCTTACTTCATGAAAAGCACCTGGAGTGCCACTGCAATGAAGTGGAAGAAGCTCTGAAGAAGGAGAGGGCTGAATTCCTCCAATTTTGTGATCAGCAAAACGACAGCATCCAAAACTTGGACTCTCAGCTCCGTGACATGGAATCAGCATTTCTCAGGGCTCCCATGACTGAGAG cagcacatgcCCAGATCTCCTTCATTACTTGGATGTCATCCGAGTTTCCCTGGGGAGCTATCGGAACTATCTGAAGGAATCTTTGGGAAAATTAAGAGATTCAAATGTGGATTTTCTCAGAGGCTGCAG GTTATTTGTGGAGGGAGgcaatttttcttctgaggagGTGCAGCCTTTCACTAAGCGTcttcagacagaaagcaaaattattgACTCTTTTGAGAAGTCAATTATGGCTGATATGGGGAAAATGGAATCGAGATGCTTGGCGCAG GCTACTGAAGTTATCAACCAGGCTGAAACAAGGCTCCGTTGTCTCTTTATGAATCGAGACTTTATGGAGAAGATCCAACGGCTTCTGACAAGTCTACGGATACAAATCAAATCTGAG GTAGCAAATTCCAATTCGCAGGCAGCAGCATTAAAATCCTGCCTGGAGAAGCTCCGTGCTTTTGCTCACCCTACAGCAGATAAAGAA GCTTTGACTCCTGAAGAGTTGTTGGACTTTATCAAAGTAGTGCTGAAAGAACTGAAGGCAAGGAGCCAGTACCTTGACTGCCTGCTAGTGAATGCAACAAGACCAGATGATGAC GAGCACtttgctcctcctgcagctgaggcTACGTTACAAGGTTCCATTGCTGCTGCCATTCGAGGGGAGCACAAACTGGAGATGATGGGGCTGGATCCTGACAGATTTCCTTTGTTAAGTCCAAGCAGAATTGGGAAATCTGCAATTGAAGATCTATCAGTAAGCTTTATTAAAAACTTACTCGA TGTTCAGTCACCCAGGAGAAAATCTTCAGACAGCGGTGAATCACTGAGACCAG cagctctTACCACGCAGAGGAAGGATTCTCACTTAAGTGTATCTGGTAAAGGTCATCGGAAATCTGTTTATGAGCAAGCAggtcagaaaagcaaaaagccagCTGATAAAAAAAAGGCATCAAGAGTAAG CTTACGGAAACAAAGCAGATCCAGTCTCAGTGATGAGAGATTCCAGATATTTGGGGAGATGCCTCCTGAAGCAAA TACTTTTAAAGGGATTATTATGAATATTCTCTGGACGGGTAATAACAACTTGCTCTCTCTTGCTGAG GAGTTCTACCAGAAAGAGAATAATCAAAGCACAATGCCTGAAGGTCTTCCAAAGACATTTGAATGTTGTGCAGAAATACTCGGACAGAATCTGCTGTCGTATCGAAGTCAGACAGATGAGTACTACAATTCCTGCCTTAAAG AATTTTGGGATCAGCTGAAGTCATTTGAAGAAGAACTCCCTTATATCTCCCAGTTGGCAGCTGATGGTCTTTTAAAGGAACATGAACAGAAGCTCAGCTACGCCACCAGTAACATTCAGCACTCCTTCGATCAGCAGCTGGAGGATTGGAGGGATGTGAAG GCTGCCCATGAGAATGAGTTATGTCCCTCTCTGGGACATCCAGACAActtgcagcagctggaggcttTGTGCCAACGGAAATCAAAAGAGCAAAAGGACCATGTTGATGCTATTCACCTCCACACACAGAGGCTTCAG gactgtgctgctgagtgcacCCAGAACTTCGTTTCAGCTCTGGCTGCCTtcacagaaaagctgctgctggagttAGATGAAAGCATTACTATTGGTGACATACAAGCACCGA AAACTGAAACACCGAAGGAGAAGAAATTCAAGTTAATCCATCAAAAACAAGCTGGTCCTTCTCTAGAGACCCATGGAGCTGCACAGTTGGTTGAACGTGGGAGCAG gACCTGGCCAGGAATACCCATGACCACTCTTATGGATGATTCAGACCGTGTTATGGTCAGAGAAACTGCATCAGTTACAACAGCAAAGACTACACTGGGCCACATAGCAGCAGTAGAAGCAAGAGATGCTGTATATAAG aaatacataCGTGAACTTGAGCAGCAGTTAACCCAGATCAAGGAAGAAATTACCTCTCAGCTGGTAAGAGTTCAGCATTGGGAAAATTGGTGGAAGAAATCCATCCAGAAAATTAAGCAACTCTATACATGA